A region of the Aphelocoma coerulescens isolate FSJ_1873_10779 chromosome 1, UR_Acoe_1.0, whole genome shotgun sequence genome:
GAAAAGTCATTCAGCATAGGTAGGAGTTTCAAAGAGAGTATCGGTCACTCACCTTCACCACAAGGCATGGTTGGTGCCCTTATTGTGAGAGACAGTGCATCAGCTACAACCCAGACACTGTTTTGGTCTGGGACAATAGAGTAAATTACCTACATTTTGCTGACAATGGAGCTCTGTTAAGAGGCAACTCAGCCAACATGCAGATAAAGACTTAAAAAAGAGTATCCAGCTTTGCAAGAAAAGACTGAGTTGTTAATCAgttataattaaataaatcccaTGAGAAATCCCAGCAACTTCTAACTCAAGGATTGCTTTAGAGGCAAAGCAACACACAAAATTAGTCAATTCACACACTGGCATCGTGGAAGGTTCTACAGAAAGCAGTTGGCTGTCAAGTTGGTAACTGCATTCACCAGCTTGAACATGTTCAGACAGAGAATAGCTTTTCAAGGCTTTGTCacaaaaccccaacatggaTGGTGGATATTTCCATTTGACTCTGTAGTGAAGTAGAACAAGTGGGACTAGGAGAAGGTTTCTACCTGCCTTGTGGGCTGTTGGATTTCACCTGGTATTTGCTGTCAGCAGGGAATTATGCGACTTGAGATATTTGGCTTCAAACCTGAGTCATGGATGAGAGTGTTTCGTATGTGCTTCCTTGGTCATGCCACTGCCCTGACTTTAAGGCAGGCCTGCTGCCTTGTCCCTGCTCCAGGTCTTCCTCTGGCTCTATCAGTCTGGTCTAGAGTTTCTTCCCCCACTTGGCAGAGTTGTGAACAACCACAAACAGTGATTCTTAACAAGACTATAGGGAAGCCTGTCCCACCAGTAGCACCCTCCTGGGATTTTTGTTTCTATATACAAACAGCAACCAGGTACGTCCCATTCATTACTAGAAAGCTCCCCCCAAATGGAGTAAAGGTAACATTTCTGTGGGAGCAGCTGATGTAAAACATGAGTGCTTTACATACAATATGAAGCCACTGCTGGTTTGTTGCCACATGCAGCACAATTAGATTTCTCAACATGAGCAGTGGTAATCACTTGTCATGCTGTTGCAAAATGAAGGAAAGCAGCAATAAGAAAGGCTTTTTTTGCGTTCCATCAATTAGCAAAACCAATTAATGTATCCTCTGTTGCTTTCACACCTGTTTCAGTAGTTGCTTGCTTGTTTCTGTTGGTGCAGGGGCCAAGAAAGCTGAAGAGTTGGGAATGCCAAGGCACAATATATGGAACAGATCAATCCAGGACTGGCCTCGTACTggtttttgaaagaaaactcaCCAGATTTTTCATAATTGATAGCTTAAGTATAAAATTCTGAATAAGTTCTTGAACATCCAGAACAGCCAGAAAAACAGTCAGAAAAAGTCAACTGTTTTATATTTCCACAAATTTAGTAGCAGTAGTAGTTTCAGCACAAAGTAAGAGAAGTGAAGAGAATTCTTTCCCATTCATTGTGAGTTCTCCATGCTACTCAAACCTCTGTGCACACAATGTTGAaggtcttttccttttcagatGCTGCTGTCAGTGATCCTGTCTGTGCTGGGATTCGCAGGAGGAGCATATTGTGTGGTCATCTCCTCACTGGGGCTGATTGGGGGTCCTCTGTGTGACACAGGTGATGGAGAATACCTCTACCCTTTCAGGAATGACACTCTGGAGTGAGTATGGCTTACAGGCTCCTCCAATTTTATGTTCCCTGATCCGTCCCATATCTTTTTAAAGTAAACTTGGATTTTTCCAAAATGAACTGGTGGTTCACCCTGTGTACACCTAAACTCACACTTCTCTGAGTAGCATGTTCCAGCTGGTCATCTGTTTGACCATCCTTGGGCAAATTGCCTGAGTTTTGTCTGCTGTGCTTGTCACAAGCCCCTCGTGCAATTTGCACCATGCTTTCAAAAGGCTGGTGAGCTGACTCCCACTGGAGTCAAAAAGAGATGTTTGCTCACTGTGCCACATTAATCTGTTAAATTATCAAGAATTCAGCTCTCCCTACTTCtactgaaaagcaaagcaaaaatctTCTCAGAATCTTTAAAGTCAACCTTGACAACCATGCTCTTCAAGCCAGTGCTAGAGATAATGAATGGACTGGGCTGAGATACCACAGCAGGAATAGAGAATATTGAGACacattttaaaaccattacagacctttctctttaaaattattttttaaattatttatttatctctTTAAAATTTAACATAATTTTGCCATACAACAAAGAAGAGATTCTTATGCATGCAACAAATTACAGATGTGGCTCTCTTCCCTAGTTATCAATTGCATCTTTGTAAAGGGAATTCTGGGGAGAATCACCAGCTTTTAACAATTATAGAACCATCTGGGACTCACTTTGTGCAATCAAGTTCAGAAGATAAAAtgccagaaaacacagaaagcatTCTCAAGTTTTTACTTGCTAATATCTTGCCAATTATTTTCCTCTATCACAGAGACAATTATTTGTTTAACCAGACAACATGGAGTATTTGCAAACAACCTGAAAACATCATCCTTTGGAATATTGTCCTTTTCTCTATTCTCCTGGCCATTGGTGTGATTGAAGCTATTCTTTGTTTTATTCAAGTCATCAATGGACTCACTGGCTTCATATGTGGCACATGTATGAGGAGAAGAAAGGTTGGTACACAGTGAAAGTGTGCTTTACATTCtttccagttttatttttcaggctCTGGTAGTG
Encoded here:
- the LOC138110418 gene encoding transmembrane 4 L6 family member 1-like: MCTGKCSKCIGITLFPLAVCAIVSNILLYFPNGQVLQLSEITDMVWFFHGILGAGILVILPAFMMLGAGGAGCCANRCGMLLSVILSVLGFAGGAYCVVISSLGLIGGPLCDTGDGEYLYPFRNDTLEDNYLFNQTTWSICKQPENIILWNIVLFSILLAIGVIEAILCFIQVINGLTGFICGTCMRRRKTNISGM